Proteins from one Patagioenas fasciata isolate bPatFas1 chromosome 6, bPatFas1.hap1, whole genome shotgun sequence genomic window:
- the CTBS gene encoding LOW QUALITY PROTEIN: di-N-acetylchitobiase (The sequence of the model RefSeq protein was modified relative to this genomic sequence to represent the inferred CDS: deleted 1 base in 1 codon) has product MTPHTHRGAAHPPGSPPASRAAPRGLRGGAAGRARQPARPARHAASPRRKRRSAMGRPWGPWLLPLGLLQLLGGPAAAACPCRDPRLCHPVTGTGGFEVFVFDVGKEAWKSYNWSKITTVAAFGKYDPELMCYAHSKGSRIVLKGDVPLKEIVDPAKRTAWISQQVDLAKRQYMDGINIDIEQEVNETSPEYYALTELVRETTDTFHREIPGSQVTFDVAWSPACIDKRCYNYTGIADACDFLFVMSYDEQSQIWTDCVAKANAPYLQTLVGYEEYITMGIDPKKLVMGIPWYGYDYVCQNLSKDHVCHLPEVPFRGAPCSDAAGRQVPYGEIMKQVNSSLSGVLWDELQKAPFYEYKDSLGHFHQVWYDDPRSISLKAAYVKNRGLRGIGMWNGNSLDYSREAVAEQQTEAMWQALTP; this is encoded by the exons ATGACACCTCACACTCACAGGGGTGCCGCACATCCCCCAGGCTCACCCCCG GCCTCCCGGGCCGCTCCCCGCGGGCTGCGTGGCGGAGCTGCGGGGCGGGCCCGGCAGCCAGCGCGTCCCGCCCGCCACGCCGCCTCCCCCAGGCGGAAGCGGCGATCGGCCATGGGGCGGCCATGGGGCCCGTGGCTGCTGCCGCTCgggctcctgcagctgctgggcggTCCCGCCGCCGCTGCCTGCCCCTGCCGGGACCCGCGGCTCTGCCACCCCGTCACGGGCACCGGCGGCTTCGAG GTCTTTGTGTTCGATGTGGGGAAGGAAGCCTGGAAATCCTATAACTGGTCCAAAATTACAACTGTGGCAGCTTTCGGGAAGTACGATCCCGAGCTGATGTGCTATGCTCACTCTAAAGGCTCCAGGATAGTACTGAAAG GTGATGTACCTCTTAAGGAAATTgttgatcctgctaaaagaacagcgTGGATATCTCAGCAGGTGGACCTTGCAAAAAGACAGTACATGGATGGAATTAACATAGATATAGAGCAAGAAGTTAATGAAACCTCCCCTGAGTATTATGCATTAACAGAGCTTGTTAGAGAAACTACAGATACTTTTCACAGAGAAATTCCAGGATCACAG GTGACATTTGATGTGGCTTGGTCTCCAGCATGCATAGATAAAAGGTGCTACAACTACACGGGGATTGCAGATGCCTGTGACTTCTTATTCGTGATGTCATATGATGAGCAGAGCCAGATCTGGACAGACTGTGTTGCAAAAGCCAATGCTCCTTACCTGCAGACTTTAGTTG GATATGAAGAGTACATTACTATGGGTATTGATCCTAAGAAGCTTGTGATGGGCATCCCCTGGTATGGCTATGACTATGTCTGCCAAAACCTATCTAAG GATCATGTTTGTCACCTTCCCGAAGTACCTTTCCGTGGGGCTCCTtgcagtgatgctgctgggcgTCAGGTGCCCTATGGAGAAATCATGAAGCAGGTGAACAGTTCTCTGTCAGGGGTGCTGTGGGATGAGCTACAGAAAGCTCCGTTTTATGAATACAAG GACTCTCTTGGTCACTTCCACCAAGTATGGTATGATGACCCTCGTAGCATCTCTCTAAAAGCAGCGTATGTGAAAAATCGAGGTTTAAGGGGCATTGGCATGTGGAATGGAAATAGTCTTGACTATTCCAGGGAAGCTGTAGCAGAACAACAAACTGAAGCAATGTGGCAAGCCCTGACACCATAA